Proteins found in one Terribacillus sp. DMT04 genomic segment:
- a CDS encoding DEAD/DEAH box helicase has product MTTFSSLGISEPILKALDKMGFEEATPIQAETIPSALEGKDVLGQAQTGTGKTAAFGIPMISKIDRSKRQIQGLVIAPTRELAIQVGEELHRLGQFKGIKTLPVYGGQHMERQIRALREGPHIVVATPGRLLDHIRRKTINFSGVHTAVLDEADEMLNMGFIDDIREILSSIPEERQTLLFSATMPKEIRDIGTKLMKDPTEVKVKAKEMTVTNIDQSYIEVQERQKFDTLSNLLDIDEPKLAIIFGRTKKRVDEVTEGLQARGFRAEGIHGDLTQGKRMSVLNKFKNGRVEVLVATDVAARGLDISGVTHVYNFDIPQDPESYVHRIGRTGRAGKGGQAVSFITPREVPHLHLIEKTTKSKIARKTAPTNDEAAQGQQQIAIEKMMRTIESKDLQAYNDKADELINQFDAQTVVAAALKMLTKERRNAPVRITSIAPISVKGNFKDKKKYRGGGSRGGDRRNSGGGRSNGGGKSRSRNYQGQGKRSSGGYRGKRNNENS; this is encoded by the coding sequence TTGACAACATTTAGTTCATTAGGTATTTCTGAACCAATTTTAAAAGCATTAGATAAAATGGGGTTTGAAGAAGCGACGCCGATTCAAGCCGAAACGATTCCTTCCGCACTAGAAGGAAAAGACGTACTAGGTCAAGCGCAGACTGGTACTGGTAAAACTGCTGCCTTCGGTATTCCGATGATCAGCAAAATCGATCGTTCTAAACGCCAAATCCAAGGCCTTGTTATTGCACCAACACGTGAGCTTGCTATCCAAGTAGGAGAAGAGCTTCACCGTCTTGGTCAATTCAAAGGTATTAAAACACTTCCAGTTTATGGCGGTCAGCACATGGAACGTCAGATTCGTGCTCTAAGAGAAGGTCCGCACATCGTAGTTGCGACTCCTGGACGTCTGCTTGACCATATTCGTCGTAAAACAATTAATTTCAGCGGCGTTCATACTGCTGTATTGGATGAAGCAGATGAAATGCTGAACATGGGCTTCATCGACGATATCCGTGAAATCCTTTCTTCTATTCCAGAAGAGCGTCAGACATTGCTGTTCAGTGCAACAATGCCGAAGGAAATCCGTGATATCGGTACAAAACTGATGAAAGACCCTACAGAAGTCAAAGTAAAAGCAAAAGAGATGACTGTAACAAACATTGATCAGTCTTATATCGAAGTACAAGAAAGACAAAAATTCGATACACTTTCAAACTTGCTTGATATTGATGAGCCAAAATTGGCAATCATCTTCGGCAGAACGAAAAAGCGTGTTGATGAAGTAACAGAAGGTTTACAAGCTCGCGGATTCCGCGCAGAAGGTATTCATGGCGATCTTACACAAGGCAAGCGTATGTCCGTGTTGAACAAATTTAAAAATGGCCGCGTAGAAGTGTTAGTTGCAACAGATGTAGCAGCACGTGGTCTTGATATTTCTGGCGTAACGCACGTATATAACTTTGATATTCCGCAGGATCCGGAAAGCTATGTCCACCGTATTGGACGTACTGGCCGTGCTGGTAAAGGCGGACAAGCTGTCTCCTTCATCACGCCTAGAGAAGTTCCGCATCTGCACTTGATTGAAAAGACAACTAAGAGCAAGATTGCGCGTAAAACTGCACCTACAAATGATGAAGCAGCACAAGGTCAGCAGCAGATTGCTATTGAAAAAATGATGCGTACGATTGAAAGCAAAGATTTGCAAGCTTACAACGACAAAGCAGACGAGCTGATTAATCAGTTTGATGCACAAACAGTTGTTGCAGCTGCATTGAAAATGCTGACAAAAGAACGTCGTAATGCACCGGTACGCATTACTTCTATCGCTCCAATCAGTGTTAAAGGCAACTTCAAGGATAAGAAAAAATATCGTGGCGGCGGTTCCCGCGGCGGCGACCGACGCAATTCTGGCGGCGGACGCAGTAACGGCGGCGGTAAATCACGCAGCCGTAATTACCAAGGACAAGGCAAACGCTCTAGTGGCGGCTACCGTGGTAAACGTAATAACGAAAATAGTTAA
- a CDS encoding PH domain-containing protein, translated as MKREPQNRIAASAKKVWRINAGISVLVLAIAAGVLTYFMGDWSIPAYIIYLGWAFIALVSCIFIWLLPGIRWRRWRYEVFEQEIYIQHGIFIVTQTIVPMIRVQHVDTEQGPVLKGFKLATVSISTAATTHQIPALLLEEALELRDRIGTLARVEEDDV; from the coding sequence ATGAAAAGAGAACCACAAAACAGAATTGCTGCCAGTGCTAAGAAGGTCTGGCGGATTAATGCGGGGATTTCCGTACTGGTGCTAGCAATTGCGGCAGGTGTGCTGACCTATTTTATGGGTGATTGGTCTATTCCAGCATATATTATCTATCTGGGATGGGCATTCATTGCATTGGTCTCCTGTATCTTTATTTGGCTGCTTCCGGGTATTCGCTGGAGAAGGTGGCGTTATGAAGTTTTTGAACAGGAAATATACATACAGCATGGTATCTTTATTGTCACCCAAACAATTGTGCCAATGATTCGCGTACAGCATGTCGATACGGAACAAGGACCGGTACTAAAAGGATTTAAATTAGCAACCGTATCTATTTCAACAGCAGCAACAACACATCAGATACCGGCTTTACTATTGGAGGAAGCACTAGAGCTGCGCGATCGCATTGGAACGCTGGCTCGTGTGGAGGAAGATGATGTCTGA
- a CDS encoding PH domain-containing protein, producing MSEPKRMHPISIVLLMLKLIKDAIIPLVLGFIAFFRNLSEMFWWSPFALIGAVLLVSGLAAFLHWYRFTYRIEADELRLESGFFVRKKRYISKHRIHSVNTSANILHRLFGIVKLEVQTAGGGNKAEGKIGALSKEDAAAILQFVKRKEQEDDGITELKEDLLSEKQAGYQLSFQRLLAAAATSGGTGVFFGFLFTITQQLDNIADFDIYSFAFDWLLEQSLVLSILFVIGSLAITWMIAMVGTILKYCFFEISKQGEELFVRRGLLEKREITIPLHRIQALKIEENIFRQPLGLLAVSAEIAGGAESDKHNFSTILFPLLKRSELQQFLEEIVPGYVTETAFRKPPKRAWLRYAFVPTLISVLITGVLVYFLNWYGLLAILLILLTVWFCVLDYKDAGVSWTADMLTMRYRELSRVTVHVPRKKVQAFRESQHYFQSKKQLESVKISVASGGAAGSSFKVKHLAEEDAQAAADWYSFRS from the coding sequence ATGTCTGAACCAAAACGCATGCACCCAATCAGTATCGTTCTTCTGATGTTGAAGTTAATCAAAGATGCCATCATACCATTAGTTTTAGGCTTTATAGCGTTCTTTCGAAATCTGAGTGAAATGTTTTGGTGGAGTCCTTTTGCGCTTATTGGAGCAGTACTGTTAGTAAGCGGACTTGCAGCTTTTCTCCATTGGTACCGTTTTACGTATCGGATAGAAGCAGATGAATTACGCCTGGAATCAGGGTTTTTTGTTCGGAAAAAGCGCTATATTTCCAAACATCGGATTCATTCTGTAAATACAAGTGCCAATATCTTGCATCGGCTTTTCGGTATCGTGAAGCTGGAAGTGCAAACAGCAGGCGGCGGGAATAAGGCAGAAGGTAAAATAGGGGCTCTTTCCAAAGAGGATGCTGCTGCTATTCTTCAGTTTGTAAAACGAAAGGAACAGGAAGATGATGGAATTACTGAATTAAAGGAGGATCTTCTTTCCGAGAAGCAGGCGGGTTATCAACTTAGTTTCCAGCGTCTATTAGCTGCCGCTGCCACTTCAGGAGGGACAGGTGTTTTTTTCGGTTTTCTGTTTACTATAACACAGCAGTTAGATAATATTGCCGACTTCGATATCTACTCTTTTGCTTTTGATTGGCTGTTGGAACAAAGCCTTGTGTTATCTATTCTGTTCGTTATCGGCAGTCTGGCAATTACATGGATGATAGCGATGGTCGGGACAATTCTTAAATATTGTTTCTTCGAGATATCCAAGCAAGGAGAGGAATTATTTGTCCGACGAGGTTTATTGGAGAAACGAGAAATCACCATTCCGCTGCATCGTATTCAGGCGTTGAAAATCGAAGAAAATATTTTCCGACAGCCATTGGGCTTACTGGCAGTTAGTGCAGAGATTGCAGGAGGAGCGGAATCGGATAAACACAATTTCTCAACGATTCTCTTCCCGCTGCTGAAGCGGTCTGAACTGCAGCAATTCTTGGAAGAGATAGTACCAGGATATGTGACAGAGACGGCATTCCGAAAACCTCCGAAACGAGCCTGGCTGCGTTATGCTTTCGTACCGACACTAATTTCTGTGCTCATAACGGGGGTTCTGGTGTACTTCTTAAACTGGTATGGCCTTCTTGCTATTCTGTTAATTTTACTTACAGTCTGGTTCTGTGTGTTGGATTATAAAGATGCCGGTGTTTCTTGGACAGCTGATATGCTGACGATGCGCTACCGCGAATTGTCACGTGTTACGGTTCATGTGCCGCGTAAAAAAGTGCAGGCATTTCGCGAATCACAGCATTATTTTCAATCAAAAAAACAATTAGAGTCGGTGAAAATTTCAGTTGCTTCAGGCGGAGCGGCGGGCAGCAGTTTTAAAGTAAAGCATTTGGCGGAAGAGGATGCGCAGGCAGCTGCCGATTGGTACTCTTTTCGCAGCTAA
- a CDS encoding rhomboid family intramembrane serine protease — MILFRRTESFKEYLYAYPVISSIVAINLLLWIITGLFSNPLGNSIYQWGAGVNLLISYGEYWRLVSPVFLHAPGSISHVLFNCFSLVIFGPALEQMLGKLRFILIYLLTGIIGNVVTYALDPYSFVSHIGASGAIYGLFGTYLFMVYFRKHLIDAANAQLVVIIFIIGVVMSLFSANINLTAHLAGAVAGFILAPLFLLKAQPFSVYRNKRPKAREGDEGFDPNRWKKRPYGKQTNKKPILWIIIAALVLIAIYDYMT, encoded by the coding sequence ATGATCTTGTTCCGCAGAACGGAGAGCTTTAAAGAATATCTATATGCATACCCTGTTATTAGCTCGATTGTAGCAATCAACTTGCTGCTTTGGATTATTACTGGCTTATTTTCCAATCCATTGGGCAATAGCATTTACCAGTGGGGTGCTGGTGTAAACTTGCTCATCTCTTACGGAGAATATTGGCGGCTTGTCAGCCCCGTTTTCTTGCATGCGCCAGGCAGTATCTCTCATGTTTTATTCAACTGTTTTTCGCTTGTTATTTTTGGTCCAGCCTTGGAACAAATGCTTGGCAAACTAAGATTCATCCTGATTTATTTACTAACTGGGATTATTGGCAATGTCGTCACATATGCACTGGATCCTTACAGCTTTGTAAGCCACATCGGTGCGTCTGGTGCTATCTACGGATTATTCGGCACTTACTTGTTCATGGTTTATTTCCGCAAGCACTTGATTGATGCAGCTAATGCTCAATTAGTTGTTATTATCTTCATTATCGGTGTGGTCATGTCGCTGTTTTCTGCCAATATCAACCTTACCGCTCATCTAGCAGGCGCGGTAGCAGGATTTATTCTGGCACCGCTTTTCCTCCTAAAAGCACAGCCATTCTCCGTTTACCGAAATAAACGTCCCAAAGCGCGTGAAGGAGATGAAGGCTTTGATCCTAATCGCTGGAAAAAGCGGCCTTACGGAAAACAAACGAACAAAAAACCTATTTTATGGATTATCATTGCAGCCTTAGTGCTTATCGCAATTTACGATTATATGACTTAA
- the acpS gene encoding holo-ACP synthase: MIKGIGLDITELARIEKAIQRNERILDRILTNQEKAHYQKLTSEKRKAEFAAGRFAAKEAYAKARGTGLGRLSLQDIEVLPNKAGAPVLQAADQEAGEHFFLSITHSDAYAAAQVIITQDK; the protein is encoded by the coding sequence GTGATAAAGGGTATCGGATTAGATATTACAGAGTTAGCACGAATTGAAAAAGCAATCCAGCGCAATGAGCGGATTTTGGATAGGATACTGACAAACCAAGAAAAAGCGCACTATCAAAAACTGACGTCCGAGAAACGAAAAGCGGAATTCGCCGCAGGGCGTTTCGCTGCAAAGGAAGCTTATGCAAAAGCACGCGGAACAGGCTTAGGAAGACTTAGTCTGCAAGATATTGAGGTTTTACCGAACAAAGCCGGCGCGCCTGTTCTGCAAGCAGCAGATCAAGAAGCGGGAGAACACTTTTTCTTATCAATTACACATTCAGATGCATATGCTGCAGCACAAGTAATCATCACGCAAGACAAATAG
- a CDS encoding NAD(P)H-hydrate dehydratase, translated as MYIVTAKEMYEVDRYAMEDIGISGSILMESAGRAIAEKMKPLIGTTDRIFVLCGSGNNGGDGYVVARTLLNEGYDVTAVQVGRNLTADAALCQQLYNRLGGHVADVEADTFQSSLDSADVIIDAMLGLGVRGELRSPYTETIQAVNSTDALVLAVDLPSGVPADDAADFQEALQADYTFIIEAPKPTAFIQKTAPFYGKWETVSIGLPAAYLGRQAGARTWTKEDVKRTFPVRQSFSHKGTNGKGFLIGGGTEMPGSVTMASMAALRAGAGLLTVGTLPQVIPSVLSHLAEATFTSLAGENGVLVDTESLDVSPYDAVVAGMGMGRGEDTAALTKRVLEQAEVPVLLDADGLYHIKSDLEILRNRQAPTILTPHPGEMAMLLDMKVPELLEQPFELARKFATVYQVYLVLKGTYTIVTAPDGTQLVNTTGNPGLGKGGSGDVLSGILLAMLMQHEDPLEAIANGVYVHGKAADVLVEDTHSQQDLLATDLMKGLAKVFRDISL; from the coding sequence GTGTATATTGTCACCGCAAAGGAAATGTACGAAGTAGATCGTTATGCGATGGAGGATATCGGAATTAGCGGCAGCATCTTAATGGAATCTGCTGGCCGGGCAATTGCTGAGAAAATGAAACCGCTGATCGGAACCACGGACCGAATTTTTGTCCTCTGTGGGTCTGGCAATAATGGCGGCGATGGATACGTTGTAGCTAGAACGCTTTTAAATGAAGGGTATGATGTGACGGCTGTGCAAGTCGGCCGTAATTTAACGGCAGATGCGGCACTGTGCCAGCAGTTATATAACCGGCTTGGCGGCCATGTAGCGGATGTGGAGGCAGACACATTTCAGTCCTCATTAGATTCGGCTGATGTTATTATTGATGCCATGTTAGGCTTAGGTGTACGGGGTGAGTTGCGCAGTCCGTATACCGAAACCATTCAAGCAGTTAACAGTACAGATGCCCTTGTTTTAGCTGTTGACTTGCCTTCTGGTGTCCCAGCTGATGATGCAGCCGATTTTCAAGAAGCCTTACAAGCAGATTACACCTTTATTATAGAAGCACCAAAGCCTACTGCTTTTATCCAGAAGACGGCTCCGTTTTATGGAAAGTGGGAAACGGTATCCATTGGCCTGCCAGCTGCTTACTTAGGCAGACAAGCTGGTGCACGAACATGGACAAAAGAGGACGTGAAGCGGACATTCCCTGTTCGGCAGTCTTTCTCTCATAAAGGGACGAATGGGAAGGGCTTCCTCATTGGGGGAGGAACAGAGATGCCGGGATCAGTCACTATGGCTAGCATGGCTGCGCTTCGGGCTGGTGCAGGTTTACTTACTGTCGGCACGCTTCCGCAGGTCATTCCGTCTGTTCTATCTCACTTGGCAGAAGCAACATTTACTAGCCTTGCTGGAGAAAACGGTGTACTAGTGGATACGGAGAGCTTAGATGTGAGCCCATACGATGCAGTAGTTGCCGGAATGGGGATGGGCAGAGGAGAAGATACCGCAGCGCTTACGAAAAGAGTGCTGGAACAAGCAGAGGTTCCTGTTCTGTTAGATGCTGATGGCTTATATCATATTAAATCTGACTTGGAGATCCTGCGGAATAGACAAGCACCGACCATTTTAACGCCGCACCCTGGAGAAATGGCGATGCTCTTGGATATGAAAGTGCCTGAGCTTCTTGAGCAGCCATTTGAACTGGCCCGGAAATTTGCGACTGTCTATCAGGTCTATCTCGTGCTGAAGGGAACGTATACAATCGTTACCGCACCTGATGGCACCCAGCTTGTCAATACAACGGGCAACCCTGGTTTGGGGAAAGGCGGCAGCGGTGATGTTCTTTCCGGTATCCTGCTAGCCATGCTCATGCAGCATGAAGATCCTCTGGAAGCTATTGCAAACGGTGTCTATGTCCATGGAAAAGCGGCGGATGTCTTGGTAGAAGATACGCATTCGCAGCAAGATCTTTTGGCAACAGACCTGATGAAAGGGCTGGCCAAAGTCTTTCGTGACATTTCCTTATAA
- a CDS encoding outer membrane lipoprotein carrier protein LolA, whose protein sequence is MKKFAGMIVFAAFLLLLAGCGEASQEDVVKKLEETSAEMKGYKAEATMKLNTGEEQQAYGIDVWYQKDDNYRVLLKNGTDEQGSQVILRNKDGVFVLTPAMKKSFKFQSEWPYNSSQPYLYQSLVQDVLKDSNATFEMTEEHYIFRTKTTYQNNTTLPYQEVYFNKKTYTPELVKVLDKDKKPMVEVSFASFKLDPKFEAKDFELENNMTSSVSGTPASAAPAEQQGLTVLYPTETAGATLAEEKEVNADGQERVILTYEGEKNFTLIQEPADVSNAVAAAAIPASGEPYSLGFTVGAITSSSLTWTQNGVDYMLASEELTREEIQEVATSISGQAIK, encoded by the coding sequence ATGAAGAAATTTGCTGGTATGATCGTCTTTGCTGCCTTTTTACTTTTATTGGCCGGATGCGGCGAGGCCTCTCAGGAAGATGTAGTGAAAAAGCTGGAAGAAACATCAGCTGAAATGAAAGGCTACAAAGCAGAAGCCACTATGAAGCTGAACACTGGAGAAGAACAGCAAGCATACGGAATTGATGTTTGGTATCAAAAAGATGACAATTACCGTGTCCTATTAAAAAATGGCACAGACGAACAAGGCAGCCAAGTGATTTTGCGAAATAAAGATGGTGTATTTGTGCTTACTCCGGCCATGAAAAAAAGCTTTAAATTTCAAAGCGAATGGCCTTATAACAGCAGTCAGCCTTACTTGTATCAATCCCTCGTGCAAGATGTGCTGAAAGATAGCAATGCGACGTTTGAGATGACAGAAGAGCACTACATTTTCCGTACGAAGACAACGTACCAGAACAATACGACGCTGCCGTATCAGGAAGTTTACTTTAATAAGAAAACGTACACACCAGAATTGGTTAAAGTTTTGGATAAAGACAAAAAGCCAATGGTAGAAGTGAGTTTTGCATCATTTAAGCTTGATCCGAAGTTTGAAGCAAAGGATTTTGAGCTGGAAAACAATATGACAAGCTCTGTATCCGGTACACCAGCATCCGCAGCGCCAGCTGAGCAGCAAGGATTAACTGTCCTCTATCCGACAGAAACAGCAGGAGCTACGCTTGCAGAAGAGAAGGAAGTCAATGCGGACGGACAGGAACGTGTCATCCTCACATATGAAGGGGAGAAGAACTTTACATTGATTCAAGAACCAGCAGATGTGTCTAATGCAGTAGCGGCTGCGGCAATTCCTGCGTCTGGTGAGCCTTACAGTCTCGGGTTTACGGTCGGTGCTATTACTTCCTCCAGTTTAACTTGGACGCAAAATGGTGTCGATTACATGCTTGCCAGTGAAGAATTAACACGAGAAGAGATTCAGGAAGTTGCTACTTCTATAAGCGGTCAAGCCATCAAATAA
- the alr gene encoding alanine racemase has translation MQIDHFYRDSWVEINLDDVEYNIKQLAEHIGEDKGIYAVVKANAYGHGYIQIAQAALHAGASALAVAFLDEALHLRQAGIQAAILVMGATRPEDAAIAADHDITLTFYRKDWLEEVRTQQLAKTLRLHMKLDTGMGRIGFRTSEEIRSVVSLLKDPSFHLEGVFTHFATADEADLAYFEGQRSKLDELLETLREVWIDPITIHTDNSAASMRFAAEESNYVRFGIGMYGLYPSKVVKEEHPISLRQAFSLHSRIVHVKQLEAHEAVSYGATYETDGPEWIGTLPIGYADGWIRKMQGFEVLVDGKRMPIVGRVCMDQCMVKLDRAYPVGTEVVLIGTQQGACISMDEAADWVETINYEVPCLIGARMPRVYKHAGQTVEVTNTLYTGRTF, from the coding sequence ATGCAGATTGACCATTTTTATCGAGATTCCTGGGTAGAAATAAATCTTGATGATGTTGAATATAATATAAAGCAACTGGCAGAACATATCGGAGAAGACAAAGGAATTTATGCGGTAGTTAAAGCGAATGCCTATGGACACGGATATATACAGATCGCACAAGCAGCGCTACATGCAGGTGCATCAGCATTGGCAGTCGCTTTCTTGGATGAGGCGCTTCACCTGCGCCAAGCTGGAATTCAAGCCGCTATTCTCGTAATGGGAGCAACACGGCCGGAAGATGCTGCAATCGCTGCAGATCACGATATTACACTGACCTTTTATCGAAAAGATTGGCTGGAAGAAGTGCGTACACAGCAACTGGCAAAAACGCTTCGTCTCCATATGAAGCTGGATACAGGAATGGGCAGGATTGGTTTTCGCACGTCGGAAGAAATTCGTTCCGTTGTCTCGTTACTAAAAGATCCATCATTCCATCTAGAGGGGGTCTTTACCCATTTTGCAACAGCGGACGAAGCAGACTTGGCTTACTTTGAAGGACAACGAAGCAAGTTAGATGAATTGCTGGAAACATTAAGGGAAGTATGGATTGACCCAATCACTATTCATACCGATAATAGTGCAGCCAGCATGCGCTTTGCCGCCGAAGAGTCGAATTATGTCCGATTTGGTATTGGGATGTATGGTCTTTATCCGTCAAAGGTCGTAAAGGAAGAGCATCCTATTTCACTCCGACAAGCGTTTTCGCTGCACAGCCGAATTGTACATGTGAAACAGCTCGAAGCGCATGAAGCGGTAAGCTATGGTGCAACCTATGAAACAGACGGACCAGAATGGATCGGTACATTGCCTATAGGCTATGCAGATGGATGGATTCGTAAAATGCAAGGTTTTGAGGTGCTTGTAGATGGTAAACGGATGCCGATCGTTGGAAGGGTATGTATGGATCAATGTATGGTGAAGCTCGATCGAGCGTACCCTGTTGGTACGGAAGTTGTACTGATCGGAACGCAGCAAGGCGCTTGTATCAGCATGGACGAAGCAGCCGACTGGGTGGAAACAATAAATTACGAAGTTCCATGTCTTATTGGAGCGCGAATGCCGCGCGTTTATAAACACGCCGGTCAGACTGTAGAAGTGACAAATACACTGTATACTGGCAGAACATTCTAA
- a CDS encoding antitoxin, which yields MVVSEGLQEIVVKLPKKLLNEVDGLMQNNNDSLDHFFYQATKSYVQERKDIRETMQKGYMEMARINLNIASEAFQAEEEAEVTLERLVSGV from the coding sequence ATGGTTGTGTCCGAAGGCTTACAAGAAATCGTTGTAAAGCTGCCTAAGAAACTCCTAAATGAGGTGGATGGTTTAATGCAGAATAATAACGACAGTCTCGATCATTTCTTCTATCAAGCAACGAAATCATACGTGCAAGAAAGAAAAGATATCCGTGAAACCATGCAAAAAGGATACATGGAAATGGCACGTATCAACTTAAATATCGCTTCAGAAGCTTTCCAAGCTGAAGAGGAGGCAGAAGTAACGTTAGAGCGCCTTGTAAGCGGGGTGTAG
- a CDS encoding type II toxin-antitoxin system PemK/MazF family toxin, which translates to MIVKRGEVYFADLSPVVGSEQGGVRPVLVLQNDIGNRFSPTVIVAAITAQIQKAKLPTHVEIDAKKYGFERDSVILLEQIRTIDKQRLTDKITQLDTQMMENINRALEISLGLTEF; encoded by the coding sequence TTGATCGTAAAGAGAGGCGAAGTATATTTCGCCGACCTGTCCCCGGTAGTGGGATCAGAACAGGGGGGAGTGCGCCCAGTATTGGTCCTGCAGAATGACATCGGCAACAGATTCAGTCCGACAGTCATCGTAGCGGCGATAACAGCGCAAATCCAAAAAGCCAAGCTGCCGACACATGTGGAGATTGATGCCAAGAAGTATGGTTTTGAACGGGATTCCGTCATTCTTCTGGAACAGATCCGAACAATCGACAAGCAGCGACTGACAGACAAAATAACACAGCTTGATACGCAAATGATGGAGAATATTAATCGAGCTCTCGAAATAAGTCTCGGCCTTACAGAGTTTTAG